A single Plasmodium yoelii strain 17X genome assembly, chromosome: 10 DNA region contains:
- a CDS encoding RING zinc finger protein, putative, whose amino-acid sequence MTNNQNIENDGNEIKDVNVNIENGGNEIKDVNQNIENGGNEIKDDIKHIGITEENIKTDSKITTNNYRNGNSIKIVIKENDNINYNESNICSTILTDEFKNGENGNITKCPENVECVEMNNDIINNDIINNDIINNEQNLANEQNLANEQNLANEQNLANERIYGRSDSSSSLTVDEDPNISRRAYRSFHICSIFIHLALLLMILLLLATLINEYTIFISPEKGKAMFYVCGILLGLLCLHACINLYISLMFLADYEISRYIKSFESKMHVVVLLYFFLCLYVYLFDDKNNPIRPIFFFALLLSVIYYFMPLFLYIVLRILFFIVIFTILFMKRKSPTPKCVLKKLKIIKYIDYKNYCENIRANQISISELNDKNNKQENEKLTDKEDCTLKNSEQNISSNKNENNNQNLNKNSKIEKNNNHVKIDKEVCNRKINNMNRLNYYSINIYDKNKKKNISYKSKNIEDENKKNNIYDKENGEINDYIKNNSFYINIENENYMCAICFVDYLDDDHICVLPCNYMHYYHKDCIFTWLKKNNDCPLCRKHITI is encoded by the coding sequence ATGACcaataatcaaaatatagaaaatgatgggaatgaaataaaagatgTTAATGTAAATATAGAGAATGGTGGgaatgaaataaaagatgttaatcaaaatatagaaaatggtGGGAATGAAATAAAAGACGATATAAAACATATCGGAATAacagaagaaaatataaaaactgaTTCTAAAATAACAACAAACAATTATAGAAATGGCAATTCAATCAAAATAGtgataaaagaaaatgataatataaattataatgaatcTAATATTTGTAGTACTATTTTAACGGACGAATTTAAAAATGGcgaaaatggaaatataacaaaatgtCCTGAGAATGTAGAATGTGTTGAAATGAATAATgacataataaataatgacataataaataatgacataataaataatgaacaaaatttGGCTAATGAACAAAATTTGGCTAATGAGCAAAACTTGGCTAATGAGCAAAACTTGGCCAATGAGCGCATATATGGTAGAAGCGATAGCTCGAGTAGTTTAACTGTAGATGAAGATCCAAATATATCAAGAAGAGCATATAGAAGCTTTCACATATGCtcaatttttattcatttagcATTGTTATTAAtgattttattattgttagcAACATTAATTAATGAGtatacaatatttatatcaccAGAAAAAGGAAAAGCAATGTTTTATGTTTGTGGTATATTATTAGGTTTGCTATGTTTACATGcatgtataaatttatatatatctttaatgTTTTTAGCAGATTATGAGATTTCAAGATACATAAAAAGTTTTGAATCAAAAATGCATGTGgttgttttattatatttctttttatgtctatatgtatatttgtttgatgataaaaataatcctATACGCCCAATATTTTTCTTtgctttattattatcagttatttattattttatgccattatttttatatattgtattgaggattttattttttattgttatttttacaatattatttatgaaaagAAAAAGCCCAACCCCAAAATGtgtgttaaaaaaattaaaaattattaaatatatagattacaaaaattattgtGAAAATATACGAGCAAATCAAATATCAATATCAGAATTAAATGAtaagaataataaacaaGAGAATGAAAAACTAACAGATAAGGAAGATTGTACTTTGAAAAATtctgaacaaaatatatcatccaataaaaatgaaaataataatcaaaatttaaataaaaatagtaaaattgaaaaaaataataatcatgTAAAAATAGATAAAGAAGTAtgtaatagaaaaataaataatatgaatagattaaattattattctattaatatatatgataaaaataagaaaaaaaatatttcatataaatcaaaaaatatagaagatgaaaataaaaaaaataatatatatgataaagaaaatggtgaaataaatgattatattaaaaataattcattttacattaatattgaaaatgaaaattatatgtGTGCAATTTGTTTTGTTGATTATTTAGATGATGATCATATTTGTGTATTGCCATGTAATTACATGCATTATTATCACAAAGATTGCATATTTACATGGTTAAAGAAAAACAATGATTGTCCTTTGTGCAGAAAACATATAACAATTTAA
- a CDS encoding ribonucleotide reductase small chain, whose amino-acid sequence MAEVVNISKSASFSKQEKEFSDFQKSKESNEKILNKESNRFTLHPIMYPEVWNFYKKAEASFWTAEEIDLSSDLKDFEKLNVNEKHFIKHVLAFFAASDGIVLENLASKFLREVEIIEAKKFYSFQIAVENIHSETYSLLIDNYIKDEKERLNLFHAIENIPAIKNKALWAAKWINDTNSFAERIVANACVEGILFSGSFCAIFWFKKQNKLHGLTFSNELISRDEGLHTDFNCLIYSLLENKLPENVVQNIVKEAVEVERSFICESLPCDLIGMNSRLMSQYIEFVADRLLECLGCSKVFHSKNPFNWMDLISLQGKTNFFEKRVADYQKSGVMAQRKEQVFSLNTDF is encoded by the coding sequence ATGGCAGAAGTTGTGAATATATCAAAGAGTGCTTCATTTTCGAAGCAAGAAAAAGAATTTAGTGATTTTCAAAAAAGTAAAGAAAgcaatgaaaaaatattaaataaagaatcaAACAGATTTACATTGCATCCTATTATGTATCCTGAAGTTTGgaatttttacaaaaaagcTGAAGCTTCATTTTGGACAGCTGAAGAAATTGATTTATCGAGCGATTTGAaagattttgaaaaattaaatgtcaatgaaaaacattttataaaacatGTTTTAGCATTTTTTGCAGCAAGTGATGGAATTGTATTAGAAAATTTGGCTAGTAAATTTTTAAGAGAAGTAGAAATTATTGAAgcaaaaaaattttattcttTTCAAATAGCTGTTGAAAATATACATTCTGAAACATATAGTTTATTAattgataattatattaaagatgaaaaagaaagattaaatttatttcatgCTATTGAAAATATACCAGCTATCAAAAATAAAGCATTATGGGCTGCTAAATGGATAAATGATACAAATTCTTTTGCAGAAAGAATTGTAGCTAATGCATGTGTAGAAGGAATATTATTTAGTGGAAGTTTTTGTGCAATTTTTTggtttaaaaaacaaaataaattacatGGTTTAACATTTAGTAATGAATTAATTAGTAGGGATGAGGGTTTACATACTGATTTTAACTGTTTAATTTATAGTTtattagaaaataaattaccAGAAAATGTTGTTCAAAATATAGTTAAAGAAGCAGTTGAAGTAGAAAGATCATTTATTTGTGAATCTTTACCTTGTGATTTAATTGGAATGAATTCAAGGCTCATGTCTCAATATATTGAATTTGTTGCTGATAGATTATTAGAATGTTTAGGATGTTCTAAAGTTTTTCATTCTAAAAACCCTTTCAATTGGATGGATTTAATATCTTTACAAGGAAAAACAAATTTCTTTGAAAAAAGAGTTGCAGATTATCAAAAGTCAGGTGTTATGGCTCAAAGAAAAGAACAAGTATTTTCTTTAAATACTGatttttaa
- a CDS encoding DNA mismatch repair protein, putative, which translates to MKYRVVKSCICIFIIFLMSLKNTMSLKKKLMFIYSNKRRLISVNIKRKGIIYLNKKFINSLIYTKEDEIYKINDLKESYKLRDDDIFENKDKYISKEDTNNIISNSLCEKLSNLENTKCENDETNISCSSNLRNGFTPSDYELRLYKNKCMIPIYWIKKLEKLKNINAINCIEYLKGDNLLYFDHYKNKGLLKFLNDEKKKYNNCIILSRVGDFYETYGLDSIFLIEFLNIKKMNNKLSCGFIKSSINKALSILTNNNLNVCIYEEINEQSFKAKKRYLSQIVTPEMPIYLNNIQYCFENDKNKDEINEDNTNNSFPNYYDLDIKEIVCIYIQGKNILSLSKINLSLKTISIYDNITFDVLNVYLKNTNFLKAYIHQHNNTTFTKKITELFKIENYYLFNNFNNSFEFHMFILDKLKKNINIGGLFRVIKNKNIFNIIKESRSGEKDETELKQNFEYSFSSYCTPLNIFTSYNMGLYKQNNCYENRNNFLFYNIIDVKNKNSNSINIAESLEFFKNLFIFYPPFSVTKHIRYINEYIQKNVDTLIISNVRPFKNNIIITLLSNFKADYIILKKILSNVLAVHKCMHTYDYSFLSSLFHVLNHQNSFKLNIIKFYNLLENIKKILTTNLCLSNSQFSYHSKLFPFNDFVLYHESETNNIINENLLIDQNEDLEKHRNLLFQTILANYGGMDKKDEDYKIQVLNKLLKIDNPNGIIGVKRGRAGLERNKNNTKAGKDGKAGKDEAQHFFHPLNKKGDIMKNIFVTDDVLKKIKLYFASINRKKKKINEIIRNINMNLASSVHILSFVSNFLQIVQAFYNHTINSISRGWNLPICKHLDVNYEIKDFQTIEEKLNFIQKNMYNSYKENEKNHKVTQSEEKIEELNNGNFFSNNSKLKDDENNKILENLDKNNKILENLDKNTIEEITKIYNNKNYTNDTLTYIIELKPYNINKDNVTKYNVLLKKKKFILLTGENMSGKTTLSFTIMCILFLSNLGMYAPCDKRSIVGKFREFYSLKNINYQEQIENMSLFREQTHYINSIIEEIKENYSINKKNTRDEEIFILFDEPCIATTPLDNAVIISAVAEYLKKYCGIIISHNYDLLNKIYQSENIEFKKINDNVNYLRDQPNGCVLTLEDGICKSSQALETCKYTNTDSNVLKLLKMYEKKYKLIYNLSNTLYYKFLKYLKNKKENKIDLNKFFDNFYESYNNGKYNMDIKNDEKTGNCKYVTDIFNFNEINEIINHENVNDNINDNTSGNDNFEFDENNHNSYMIKENNLDEKEFEKNKEKPIIYKDNNLININNDEFWEYEKYYESEIQVAIKTIENLIGKKIMYVRMDEDIPIFFKNKSIVYILCIFENFKKVEKKKPYFYIGISDNISERIKYHTKNLLKNKSLLRNEKKNNILNYKYNMTQFYTLLFNVENKNIAAKYEKQLTEFLKNSYDIISK; encoded by the exons atgaaatataggGTGGTAAAAAGttgtatatgcatatttataatttttttaatgtctttaaaaaatacaatgagcttaaaaaaaaaattaatgtttATTTATTCGAATAAAAGAAGGTTGATATCTGTGAATATAAAAAGGAAgggaataatatatttgaataaaaaatttattaatagtttaatatatacaaaagaagatgaaatatacaaaattaatgatttaaaagAATCTTATAAATTAAGAGATGATGATATTTTcgaaaataaagataaatatatatctaaGGAAGATACAAACAATATAATTTCAAATAGTTTGTGTGAGAAATTGTCTAATTTAGAAAATACTAAAtgtgaaaatgatgaaactAATATATCTTGTTCGTCAAATTTGAGAAATGGATTTACACCTTCAGATTATGAGTTAaggttatataaaaataaatgtatgaTACCAATATAttggataaaaaaattagaaaaattaaaaaatataaatgctaTTAATTGtatagaatatttaaaaggagataatttattatattttgatcattataaaaataaaggattattgaaatttttaaatgatgaaaaaaaaaaatataataattgtattattttatcacGAGTTGGTGATTTTTATGAAACATATGGTTTagattctatatttttaattgaatttttaaatataaaaaaaatgaataataaatTGTCTTGTGGTTTTATAAAAAGTAGTATAAATAAAGCATTAAgtatattaacaaataataatttaaatgtttgtatatatgaagaaataaatgaacAATCTTTTAAAGCTAAAAAAAGATATCTATCTCAGATTGTTACTCCTGAAATGccaatatatttaaacaaCATACAATATTGttttgaaaatgataaaaataaagatgaaataaatgaagataatactaataattcatttccaaattattatgatttaGACATAAAAGAAAttgtttgtatatatattcaaggtaaaaatatattatcattaagtAAAATTAACTTAAGCTTAAAAACTATATctatatatgataatataacatttgatgttttaaatgtgtatttaaaaaatacaaacttTTTAAAAGCATATATACAccaacataataatacaacgtttacaaaaaaaataacagaaTTGTTTAAGattgaaaattattatctttttaataattttaataatagcTTTGAATTTCATATGTTCATTTtggataaattaaaaaaaaatattaatattggtGGGTTGTTTAgggttataaaaaataagaacATTTTTAACATAATCAAAGAGAGTAGGAGTGGTGAAAAAGACGAAACAGAGTTAAAACAAAATTTCGAATATTCCTTTTCTTCATACTGTACAccattaaatatttttactagTTATAATATGGgtttatataaacaaaataattgttATGAAAAtcgaaataattttttattttataatattattgatgtaaaaaataaaaattctaaTAGTATAAATATTGCAGAGTCGCtagaattttttaaaaatttatttattttttatcccCCTTTTAGTGTGACAAAACACATaagatatataaatgaatatattcaaaaaaatgtagATACATTAATAATATCAAATGTTAGaccatttaaaaataatataattattaccCTTTTGTCAAATTTTAAAGCagattatataattttaaaaaaaatattaagtaATGTTTTGGCAGTACATAAATGTATGCATACATAtgattattcatttttatcatcattatttcaTGTTTTAAATCATCAAAATTCattcaaattaaatataataaaattttacaatttattagaaaatattaaaaaaatattaacaacaAATTTATGTTTGTCTAATTCTCAATTCTCTTATCATTCAAAACTTTTCCCATTTAAtgattttgttttatatcaTGAAAgtgaaacaaataatattattaatgaaaatttattgATAGATCAAAATGAAGATTTAGAAAAACATCGAAATCTTTTGTTCCAAACTATATTAGCCAACTATGGTGGAATGGATAAAAAAGATGAAGATTATAAAATACAAGTCCTCAACAAACTTTTGAAAATTGACAACCCAAATGGGATAATAGGGGTTAAGCGCGGGAGAGCCGGGCtagaaagaaataaaaataatactaagGCTGGCAAAGATGGTAAGGCTGGCAAAGATGAAGCTCAGCATTTTTTTCACCCTTTAAACAAAAAAGGAGacataatgaaaaatatttttgtgaCAGAtgatgttttaaaaaaaataaaactatattTTGCTTCtataaatagaaaaaaaaaaaaaataaatgagaTAATTCgaaatattaatatgaattTGGCTTCTTCTGTGCATATTCTTTCTTTTGTATCAAATTTTCTGCAAATTGTTCAG gcATTTTATAATCACACAATAAATAGTATAAGCCGTGGTTGGAACTTACCAATATGTAAGCACTTAGATGtaaattatgaaataaaagattTTCAAACAAttgaagaaaaattaaattttattcaaaaaaatatgtacaatagttataaagaaaatgaaaaaaatcataaagTTACACAAAGCGAAGAAAAAATTGAAGAATTAAATAATGgcaatttttttagtaacaactcaaaattaaaagatgatgaaaataataaaattttagaaaaccttgataaaaataataaaattttagaaAACCTTGATAAAAATACGATAGaagaaataacaaaaatttataataacaaaaattataCTAACGATActttaacatatataattgaatTAAAAccgtataatataaataaagacaatgttacaaaatataatgttttgttgaaaaaaaaaaaatttattttattgacAGGAGAAAACATGAGTGGGAAAACTACACTATCCTTCACTATTAtgtgtattttatttttatcaaactTAG GAATGTATGCCCCATGTGATAAAAGAAGTATTGTTGGTAAATTCCGAGAATTTTatagtttaaaaaatattaattatcaAGAACAGATTGAAAACATGTCTTTGTTTAGGGAACAAACCCATTATATAAATTCTATAATTGAAGagataaaagaaaattatagtattaacaaaaaaaatactagAGACGAAgaaatttttattctttttgaTGAACCTTGTATAGCTACGACCCCCCTTGACAATGCAG TAATAATTAGTGCCGTAGCCGAATATTTGAAAAAGTATTGTGGCATTATTATATCTCATAATTATGATTtgctaaataaaatatatcaaagcGAGAATATAGAATTTAAGAAGATTAACGATAATGTAAATTATCTTAGGGATCAACCAAATGGATGTGTATTGACATTGGAAGATGGAATTTGTAAAAGCAGTCAAGCTTTAGAAACTTGCAAATATACAAATACAGATTCTAATGTTTTAAAgcttttaaaaatgtatgaaaaaaaatataaacttaTATACAATCTTAgtaatacattatattataaatttttaaaatatcttaagaataaaaaagaaaataaaattgatttgaataaattttttgacaatttttatgaaagttataataatggaaaatataatatggatataaaaaatgatgaaaagaCAGGAAATTGTAAATATGTTACagacatttttaattttaatgaaataaacgaaataataaatcatgAAAATGTAAACGACAATATAAACGACAATACAAGTGGAAATGATAATTTCgaatttgatgaaaataacCATAATAGTTATatgataaaagaaaataatttggATGAAAAAGAGTTTGAAAAGAATAAAGAAAAACcgattatatataaagataataatttaataaatataaataatgatgagTTTTgggaatatgaaaaatattatgaaagtGAAATACAAGTTGCTATTAAAACAATTGAAAATTTgataggaaaaaaaataatgtatgtTAGAATGGATGAAGATAttcctatattttttaaaaacaaaagtatagtatatattctttgtatatttgaaaattttaaaaaagttgaaaaaaaaaaaccatatttttatattggaATAAGTGATAATATTTCAGaaagaataaaatatcatacaaaaaatttattaaaaaataaaagtctACTAagaaacgaaaaaaaaaataacatattaaattataaatataatatgacacaattttatacattattatttaatgttgaaaataaaaatatagctGCAAAATATGAGAAACAGCTAACTGAATTtctaaaaaattcatatgaTATTATTTCGAAATAG